A single Lactuca sativa cultivar Salinas chromosome 8, Lsat_Salinas_v11, whole genome shotgun sequence DNA region contains:
- the LOC111909571 gene encoding secreted RxLR effector protein 161-like, whose product MDDIILTGNDASIIRIFIVRLNKEFLITDLGKLSYFLGLDVSYHDIGLFLSQSKYAHDLSYVVNQVNQFLHAPTEDHFQAVKRIIRYVKSTISYGLSFSRASSPTILGYSDVDWARCIETCRSTYDYSIFLGGNLVSWGAKKQPIVSRSSCESEYRALANAAYEIIWITHLLSELCLQKLLKPVIEGFRQFLISGDSPQQQAARGGNGGLPAAKGR is encoded by the exons ATGG ATGACATCATCCTCACTGGAAATGATGCATCTATCATTCGTATCTTCATTGTTCGGCTTAATAAAGAATTTCTTATTACGGATCTTGGCAAGTTGAGTTATTTTCTTGGTCTTGATGTTTCCTATCATGATATTGGCCTCTTTCTTAGTCAATCTAAATATGCTCATGATTTGTCCTATGTTGTTAATCAAGTCAACCAGTTTTTACATGCTCCAACGGAAGATCACTTTCAAGCTGTCAAAAGAATTATTCGTTATGTAAAAAGCACAATTTCTTATGGTCTTTCCTTTTCTCGTGCTTCATCACCAACTATTTTAGGCTATTCAGATGTCGATTGGGCTCGTTGTATTGAGACCTGTCGTTCTACTTATGATTACTCTATCTTTCTTGGTGGCAATTTGGTATCTTGGGGTGCTAAGAAACAACCAATTGTGTCTCGTTCAAGTTGTGAATCTGAATACAGGGCTTTAGCGAATGCTGCTTATGAGATCATATGGATTACTCATCTTCTAAGTGAATT GTGTTTACAGAAACTATTGAAACCGGTTATTGAAGGTTTCCGGCAATTTCTTATCTCCGGCGACTCTCCG CAGCAGCAAGCAGCAAGAGGTGGTAATGGTGGTTTACCGGCGGCAAAAGGGAGGTGA
- the LOC111909586 gene encoding putative glucose-6-phosphate 1-epimerase isoform X1, producing MISYLLYVTISIVLWMQLQPTLASVEITKGINGLDKLVLRQIHGSTVEVYLYGAHVTSWKNDHGKELLFLSSKAIFSPPTAIRGGIPIIFPQFSNLGPLRSHGFARNRVWTMENNSHPLQSKPINGVFVDLLLKPTEDDLNIWPNRFEYRLRITLGLKGDLIMTSRIKNTNTDKKQFNFTFAYHNYFRVSNISEVRVEGLGKLDYLDNTQNRTRFTETRDVITINSEIDRIYLSTPKKLAILDHKKKQTVSIQKHGLPDAVVWNPWEERSKTIVDLGPDDYKSMVAVEASAIGKPVILNPGQEWKASQKLSAVTSH from the exons ATGATTTCCTATTTATTATATGTAACCatatccattgttttatggaTGCAATTGCAACCTACCTTAGCATCTGTTGAGATCACTAAAGGCATCAATGGCCTAGACAAACTCGTACTTCGTCAAATCCATGGAAGTACTGTAGAG GTGTATCTGTATGGAGCTCATGTAACATCTTGGAAAAATGATCATGGAAAAGAGTTACTTTTTCTCAGTAGTAAG GCAATCTTTAGCCCTCCAACAGCAATACGAGGGGGGATTCCTATCATCTTTCCTCAA TTTTCAAATCTTGGCCCTCTTAGATCCCATGGATTTGCTAGAAACAGAGTATGGACCATGGAGAACAATTCCCATCCTCTTCAATCCAAACCCATTAATGGAGTTTTTGTTGATTTGTTACTTAAGCCCACGGAAGATGATTTGAATATATGGCCTAACAG GTTTGAGTATAGACTAAGGATCACTCTGGGACTTAAAGGAGACTTAATCATGACATCTCGGATAAAAAATACCAACACCGATAAAAAGCAATTTAATTTTACATTTGCTTATCACAACTATTTCCGTGTTTCAAATATCAG TGAAGTTCGAGTGGAAGGATTGGGGAAACTTGATTATCTTGACAATACACAGAACAGGACAAGATTTACAGAGACACGGGATGTTATAACCATTAATTCAGAG ATTGACAGGATTTATCTCAGCACACCAAAAAAGCTTGCAATTCTTGATCATAAAAAGAAACAAACAGTTTCCATTCAGAAACATGGACTTCCTGATGCTG TGGTGTGGAATCCATGGGAGGAGAGATCAAAGACTATTGTTGACTTAGGACCTGATGACTACAAAAGTATGGTTGCTGTAGAGGCATCAGCAATTGGAAAGCCTGTTATACTAAACCCTGGTCAAGAATGGAAAGCAAGTCAAAAGCTATCCGCTGTTACTTctcattaa
- the LOC111909586 gene encoding putative glucose-6-phosphate 1-epimerase isoform X2 — MVLSIIGPTVKSPEDLLKTASVEITKGINGLDKLVLRQIHGSTVEVYLYGAHVTSWKNDHGKELLFLSSKAIFSPPTAIRGGIPIIFPQFSNLGPLRSHGFARNRVWTMENNSHPLQSKPINGVFVDLLLKPTEDDLNIWPNRFEYRLRITLGLKGDLIMTSRIKNTNTDKKQFNFTFAYHNYFRVSNISEVRVEGLGKLDYLDNTQNRTRFTETRDVITINSEIDRIYLSTPKKLAILDHKKKQTVSIQKHGLPDAVVWNPWEERSKTIVDLGPDDYKSMVAVEASAIGKPVILNPGQEWKASQKLSAVTSH; from the exons atggttttgtcAATAATTGGCCCCACAGTAAAGTCGCCGGAGGATCTTCTCAAGACAG CATCTGTTGAGATCACTAAAGGCATCAATGGCCTAGACAAACTCGTACTTCGTCAAATCCATGGAAGTACTGTAGAG GTGTATCTGTATGGAGCTCATGTAACATCTTGGAAAAATGATCATGGAAAAGAGTTACTTTTTCTCAGTAGTAAG GCAATCTTTAGCCCTCCAACAGCAATACGAGGGGGGATTCCTATCATCTTTCCTCAA TTTTCAAATCTTGGCCCTCTTAGATCCCATGGATTTGCTAGAAACAGAGTATGGACCATGGAGAACAATTCCCATCCTCTTCAATCCAAACCCATTAATGGAGTTTTTGTTGATTTGTTACTTAAGCCCACGGAAGATGATTTGAATATATGGCCTAACAG GTTTGAGTATAGACTAAGGATCACTCTGGGACTTAAAGGAGACTTAATCATGACATCTCGGATAAAAAATACCAACACCGATAAAAAGCAATTTAATTTTACATTTGCTTATCACAACTATTTCCGTGTTTCAAATATCAG TGAAGTTCGAGTGGAAGGATTGGGGAAACTTGATTATCTTGACAATACACAGAACAGGACAAGATTTACAGAGACACGGGATGTTATAACCATTAATTCAGAG ATTGACAGGATTTATCTCAGCACACCAAAAAAGCTTGCAATTCTTGATCATAAAAAGAAACAAACAGTTTCCATTCAGAAACATGGACTTCCTGATGCTG TGGTGTGGAATCCATGGGAGGAGAGATCAAAGACTATTGTTGACTTAGGACCTGATGACTACAAAAGTATGGTTGCTGTAGAGGCATCAGCAATTGGAAAGCCTGTTATACTAAACCCTGGTCAAGAATGGAAAGCAAGTCAAAAGCTATCCGCTGTTACTTctcattaa